From the genome of Geobacter sp. SVR, one region includes:
- a CDS encoding response regulator: MTTDTTNRQTVLIVDDTPEDIRVLMETLRHEYSIIVVTGGERALQLAHAEPVPDIILLDVTMSGLDGYEICTWLKSFEKTNPIPVLFINAKSREDDECTGLELGAANYIRKPFYPVVLKARIRNLLNQRGHLDGKRNQRITAVLGNKLLPCHHEPTLSTGRNLHQGK; the protein is encoded by the coding sequence ATGACCACCGATACTACAAACAGGCAGACGGTGCTCATCGTGGATGACACCCCAGAGGACATCCGCGTGTTGATGGAAACCTTGCGCCATGAATACTCCATCATCGTTGTCACGGGCGGTGAACGTGCACTTCAATTGGCCCATGCAGAACCGGTCCCCGATATTATTCTCTTGGATGTCACTATGTCGGGGCTGGATGGCTATGAAATCTGCACATGGCTCAAGTCCTTTGAAAAGACAAATCCTATACCTGTACTGTTTATAAACGCCAAATCCCGGGAGGACGATGAATGTACTGGTCTGGAACTGGGAGCGGCTAATTACATCCGCAAGCCGTTTTATCCTGTAGTCTTAAAAGCCAGGATCAGAAACCTTCTGAATCAGAGGGGGCATTTGGATGGAAAGCGAAACCAGAGAATTACGGCTGTCCTTGGAAATAAACTACTGCCTTGCCACCATGAACCTACGTTGAGCACTGGTCGGAATTTACATCAAGGAAAATGA
- a CDS encoding chemotaxis response regulator protein-glutamate methylesterase codes for MGSKIKVLVIDDSAVIRAILTEILNEADDIEVVGSAADPIFAKTKITSLQPDVITLDVEMPRMDGLTFLDELMHTDPLPVVMVSSLTQKSCDTTLRALELGAVDYVTKPTVDISEGIADLAGEIVRKVRIAAKARIRRQALPIVPPAIPIARPFSALDTRRMATTDKLIAIGASTGGTQALTEVIMALPASVPGVVIVQHMPPLFTKSFAKRLNEMARVTVKEAEHGDRISRGTVYVAPGGKHMSVSRSGAMYHIELSDGPAVNFVKPAVDVLFRSVAKYAGKNAVGVILTGMGEDGARGLKEMREHGALTFAQDEASCVVFGMPKKAIEMGAVDRILPLNLVTRNIMDAV; via the coding sequence ATGGGCAGCAAGATAAAGGTACTCGTCATAGACGACTCGGCGGTCATCAGGGCGATACTGACGGAGATATTGAATGAGGCTGACGATATAGAAGTAGTCGGTTCGGCGGCTGACCCGATTTTTGCAAAAACCAAGATTACGAGCCTGCAGCCGGACGTCATTACCCTGGATGTGGAAATGCCGCGGATGGACGGCCTGACTTTCCTTGATGAACTGATGCATACCGACCCGCTGCCGGTAGTTATGGTGAGTTCCCTGACGCAAAAATCATGCGACACGACATTGCGCGCCCTGGAACTGGGAGCGGTCGACTATGTAACAAAGCCGACTGTCGATATTTCGGAAGGGATTGCGGATCTGGCCGGCGAGATTGTCAGGAAGGTGCGGATTGCCGCAAAAGCCAGGATCAGACGGCAAGCATTGCCCATAGTGCCTCCGGCTATTCCGATTGCAAGGCCCTTTTCCGCACTCGATACCAGACGGATGGCCACAACTGACAAACTGATTGCCATTGGTGCCTCCACCGGTGGGACCCAGGCGCTCACCGAGGTTATCATGGCACTGCCGGCATCGGTACCCGGTGTTGTCATTGTCCAGCATATGCCCCCTCTGTTCACCAAGTCATTTGCCAAACGTCTGAACGAGATGGCTCGAGTTACGGTCAAAGAGGCGGAGCATGGCGATAGAATCTCCCGTGGGACCGTATATGTTGCACCGGGCGGCAAGCACATGTCTGTTAGCCGAAGTGGTGCCATGTACCATATCGAACTGTCTGATGGGCCGGCTGTGAATTTTGTGAAGCCTGCTGTTGATGTTCTGTTCAGGTCGGTTGCAAAGTATGCAGGGAAAAATGCGGTGGGGGTGATTCTAACCGGCATGGGTGAAGATGGCGCCAGGGGCCTGAAAGAGATGCGGGAGCATGGCGCATTGACCTTTGCTCAGGACGAGGCCAGTTGCGTGGTATTCGGCATGCCGAAGAAGGCGATCGAAATGGGAGCCGTGGACCGGATACTGCCGCTGAACCTGGTGACGCGCAACATCATGGATGCTGTATAG
- a CDS encoding protein-glutamate O-methyltransferase CheR: protein MSETAVNDTPLMTDELFQLFAKFIYDFAGIRLSDQKKTLMVSRFQKRLRALGLSSYQEYYKRVKADEDETIIMLNCISTNTTKFFRENHHFEYLRDTLIPRLVESRCQQREIRIWSAGCSTGEEPYSIAVSVSEALRERFPNADPDDPFCGWDVKILASDISTNVLASAQRGIYSMEQLPDRLAPDFLRRHFLKGTEALTGAFAVKDFLKQVVRFRRLNLKDATYPFTKKFDLIFCRNVMIYFDDPMKNHVLNMFHRNLSDDGHLFLGHSETMFNNALFKPVGITVYRRL from the coding sequence ATGTCAGAGACAGCCGTAAACGATACCCCGCTGATGACGGATGAACTGTTCCAGCTCTTTGCCAAGTTCATCTATGACTTCGCCGGAATCCGGCTCAGCGACCAGAAGAAAACCCTGATGGTGTCCCGCTTCCAGAAACGGTTGCGGGCGCTGGGGCTCTCCAGCTATCAGGAGTATTACAAGAGGGTCAAGGCGGACGAGGATGAAACCATCATCATGCTGAACTGCATCTCTACCAACACCACCAAATTTTTCAGGGAGAATCACCACTTCGAATACCTGAGGGATACGCTGATCCCCAGACTGGTTGAAAGCCGGTGCCAGCAGCGGGAGATTCGCATCTGGAGCGCGGGCTGTTCGACCGGTGAGGAACCCTACTCCATTGCCGTTAGTGTGAGCGAGGCACTGCGGGAGCGCTTCCCCAATGCCGATCCCGATGATCCCTTTTGCGGCTGGGACGTTAAGATATTGGCCAGCGACATCTCCACCAATGTCCTCGCATCGGCCCAGCGTGGCATATACAGTATGGAGCAGCTTCCCGACCGGCTGGCGCCGGATTTTCTGAGGCGGCATTTCCTCAAGGGTACCGAAGCCCTTACCGGCGCGTTTGCGGTCAAGGATTTCCTGAAGCAGGTAGTCAGGTTCAGACGGTTGAACCTCAAGGATGCCACCTATCCGTTCACCAAGAAGTTCGACCTTATCTTCTGCAGGAATGTCATGATTTATTTCGATGATCCCATGAAAAATCACGTGCTGAACATGTTCCACAGGAATCTCAGTGACGATGGTCATCTCTTTCTCGGACATTCGGAGACGATGTTCAACAATGCTCTGTTCAAACCGGTCGGCATCACGGTCTATCGCAGATTATGA
- a CDS encoding methyl-accepting chemotaxis protein — MQDMHRMRELYKADESKKGNPEEMTGYDDTLYVQQNSAAILASWQDSLINPSVILRTLAGTTEDEFLHIGSQMQNFYQRSSDITAMANQLVDAVTGQQIRLLIDRFRQIMADMEIYLSGARSQNHNSCETLERIPVLLEQVSQPLESFRKMTKTLRMLGISTKIESSRLGDMGNGFQTLALDVEKLSELVCQKSVNILEHRHQLSKTIAADLQVVHASETAQNRDVSDILAKTSRNLEELEGVNTRCGTLGNLISSISRDVTANISEVVSSLQMHDMTRQQVEHIVGAVELLSANLRDSTGMASTREIHRKLIIEAGDVCELQSAQLRFATSELSTAVCSIVDNLRDVAAKQASMASEILSTTGLVDSGGGSFMEAMHRGMDTVTAVLTNCAESERGMSATLSHVANTMQEVTGFVTDIESIGSEIGLIALNAQIKAAHTGRDGAALGVLAEAIKRLSVDAIIQTDTVSQILLQINQFTQHLLQEATGGSEQLSRIAAMEKEMSNILLELEHINNALMELLPGLGSMIGALADDIERVTVGIDVHERAQGMAEQVVTCLDTIVAASRELEPASSEFKNNLRHMEEHYTMQSERHIHEAIARKRGGGSFAPSTYIPETEAAACDASEFGANVDLF; from the coding sequence ATGCAAGACATGCATCGTATGCGGGAGTTGTATAAAGCCGATGAATCGAAGAAAGGGAACCCTGAAGAGATGACCGGATACGACGACACTTTGTATGTGCAACAGAATTCCGCAGCCATCCTCGCCTCATGGCAGGATTCGCTGATAAACCCGAGCGTCATACTCAGAACTCTGGCCGGCACAACCGAGGACGAGTTCCTGCATATTGGTTCCCAGATGCAGAATTTTTACCAACGTTCGTCAGACATTACCGCCATGGCCAATCAGCTGGTGGATGCGGTCACCGGCCAGCAGATACGGCTACTGATCGATCGTTTTCGCCAGATAATGGCTGACATGGAGATTTATCTATCCGGTGCACGCAGCCAGAACCACAATAGCTGTGAAACACTTGAGCGCATCCCTGTCCTGCTCGAACAGGTTTCCCAGCCACTGGAGAGCTTCCGGAAGATGACCAAAACCCTGCGCATGCTGGGTATCTCAACCAAGATAGAAAGTTCCCGACTTGGCGACATGGGAAACGGTTTTCAAACCCTGGCATTGGACGTGGAAAAACTGTCCGAGCTTGTCTGCCAGAAATCGGTGAATATCCTGGAGCACCGCCATCAACTGTCAAAAACGATAGCCGCCGACCTGCAGGTGGTCCATGCCAGCGAGACGGCCCAGAACAGGGATGTGAGCGACATACTCGCAAAGACCTCGCGCAATCTTGAAGAGTTGGAGGGCGTCAACACCCGTTGCGGCACGCTCGGCAATTTGATCTCGTCGATTTCGAGAGATGTCACCGCCAACATCAGCGAGGTGGTTTCATCGTTGCAGATGCACGACATGACGCGCCAACAGGTTGAACATATAGTAGGGGCAGTTGAGCTGCTTTCGGCAAACCTACGGGATTCGACCGGCATGGCATCAACCCGGGAAATCCATCGTAAATTGATTATCGAGGCCGGTGATGTGTGCGAACTGCAGTCGGCACAACTACGCTTTGCGACATCGGAATTGTCAACTGCCGTATGTTCCATCGTGGACAATTTGCGCGACGTTGCTGCCAAACAGGCGTCGATGGCTTCAGAAATACTTTCCACAACGGGTCTGGTCGATTCCGGTGGTGGTTCCTTCATGGAAGCTATGCATCGAGGCATGGACACCGTGACGGCAGTTTTGACCAACTGCGCCGAGTCGGAACGCGGCATGTCCGCGACTCTGTCCCATGTGGCGAACACCATGCAGGAGGTCACCGGTTTTGTGACGGATATCGAGTCCATAGGATCCGAAATCGGTTTGATCGCGCTCAATGCCCAGATCAAGGCCGCGCATACAGGTCGAGACGGAGCGGCCCTAGGGGTTTTGGCTGAGGCAATAAAGCGTCTGTCTGTTGATGCCATCATCCAAACCGATACGGTATCCCAGATCCTGTTGCAGATTAACCAATTCACGCAGCATCTGTTACAGGAGGCAACCGGAGGGTCTGAGCAGCTGTCCCGAATAGCTGCCATGGAAAAGGAAATGTCCAATATTTTATTGGAGCTGGAACATATCAACAACGCCCTGATGGAGTTGTTGCCCGGGCTCGGTTCAATGATAGGCGCACTGGCCGATGACATTGAGCGGGTAACTGTGGGCATTGATGTGCATGAACGGGCTCAGGGCATGGCTGAACAGGTTGTGACATGCCTGGACACCATTGTCGCAGCGTCAAGGGAACTGGAACCTGCCAGCTCGGAATTCAAGAACAATCTTCGGCATATGGAAGAGCATTACACCATGCAGAGTGAACGGCATATCCATGAGGCCATCGCCCGCAAACGTGGTGGTGGCTCGTTTGCGCCGAGTACGTATATTCCGGAGACAGAGGCGGCGGCTTGTGATGCGTCGGAGTTTGGCGCCAATGTGGATCTATTCTGA
- a CDS encoding chemotaxis protein CheD, whose amino-acid sequence MKRIILNIGEVAVSREPVLLETILGSCVAVCLWDGERGIGGLNHYLLPSEQTGTQKSTIYGGTSIDTLVEQIVHLGADIGALQAWIFGGGAVIDALDGVFNIGDGNILIARERLRIYGIPIVGEHVRDTSGIRVALRTATGEITVRPLGKDSQAIAVKGGAAAYQQVQPCKTCIVCGSCIKPMNRRKGTLKR is encoded by the coding sequence ATGAAGCGGATCATTCTGAACATAGGCGAAGTGGCCGTGTCGAGGGAACCTGTCCTGCTGGAGACCATTTTGGGATCGTGTGTGGCGGTATGCCTGTGGGATGGAGAGCGTGGTATTGGGGGGCTTAACCATTATCTGCTCCCCAGCGAGCAAACGGGAACTCAAAAGTCCACCATTTATGGCGGTACGTCCATCGACACCTTGGTGGAACAGATAGTTCATCTGGGCGCCGATATCGGTGCGCTGCAAGCCTGGATATTCGGGGGAGGGGCGGTTATTGACGCATTGGATGGCGTTTTCAATATCGGTGACGGAAATATTTTGATAGCCCGGGAACGGTTGCGAATCTACGGGATTCCCATAGTCGGTGAGCATGTGAGAGATACGAGCGGCATCCGGGTCGCACTCAGGACTGCAACGGGCGAAATAACGGTACGCCCGCTTGGAAAGGATTCACAAGCCATTGCCGTCAAGGGGGGCGCAGCGGCATATCAGCAGGTGCAGCCATGCAAGACATGCATCGTATGCGGGAGTTGTATAAAGCCGATGAATCGAAGAAAGGGAACCCTGAAGAGATGA